In one Diabrotica virgifera virgifera chromosome 7, PGI_DIABVI_V3a genomic region, the following are encoded:
- the LOC114326065 gene encoding uncharacterized protein LOC114326065 isoform X1, translated as MTLTIKLVAIFAFAAAATGSPLTTFGKRTPALPTPSKEPDSYQPFQTQLPMELELPKEEANPVPFYAPEPSTDLKAPQESQEPDYYQVPIPNQELAAPIDTEWNPNNDPIYYYEVPAIINNQESPTREFPKKYNEDIHDKKKPFASQPKVEIIFEPISKQQYEEKQIELTKKFDKLAKKENQKIIQAQQTI; from the coding sequence GTGGCAATATTCGCTTTTGCAGCTGCTGCAACAGGGTCTCCTCTTACGACGTTTGGAAAACGGACTCCAGCACTACCAACACCATCCAAAGAACCAGACTCTTACCAGCCCTTCCAAACTCAGTTACCAATGGAACTAGAATTACCAAAAGAAGAAGCCAATCCTGTACCATTCTACGCTCCTGAACCATCCACGGATCTTAAAGCTCCACAAGAATCTCAAGAACCGGACTATTATCAGGTACCAATACCCAACCAAGAACTCGCGGCACCCATAGACACCGAGTGGAATCCCAATAATGATCCTATTTATTACTATGAAGTCCCAGCTATAATCAACAACCAGGAATCGCCTACGAGAGAGTTCCCTAAGAAATATAACGAAGATATTCACGACAAAAAGAAACCTTTTGCGTCCCAGCCAAAGGTTGAGATTATTTTCGAACCGATCAGCAAGCAGCAGtacgaagaaaaacaaatagaatTAACCAAAAAGTTTGATAAACTCGCCAAAAAGGAAAACCAAAAGATAATTCAG